From the Trichoplusia ni isolate ovarian cell line Hi5 chromosome 1, tn1, whole genome shotgun sequence genome, the window GGACACCAGTAGAAACTGGTTGGATTTCGGGGCAAATTTAACACTCGAAATCGCGTCCTCTGGTAAACTCTTCAATTTGAACTCGGTGCGGGACTCCGCAACCCGCGTTACAGTCATTGTGGAAGCAATTTTGTTggctattttttaattattgtaaagaaaCAAAGGTATCGCTTTTGGCTTTCAGGGAAGTCctgattttcaatataaatagcGGGATTATGGATAACCGCAGTCTGCAAGCAACGAGCTCAGCCGTCGGCaacacagaataaaaatattgattttcgaTTGACAGAACTGACAGTGCTACGGCACTAAAACttagaaaacaaaacgtattttgagctaaactaaattattaaagtttaattcaaataattcttCTTAATTTACGTTTCAATAACctgtcaaaaataattacttattttttcaatataacCTGATTATAAAGAATTGAACATTCTGCTGGAACTACTTTTCATATAACTTTGGTGACGTAACCTGCTACagatagtaataaaaataaatatgaacgcATCAGAATAGTAATCAAATAATTCgtttttgacttttaattttattctacaatttattataacaagtcCAAAGTTCACCTTCCAATCAGattaaataacgaaaatactttattgtttttacttggGTGTTCACGGAACGTACTCTAAAATGtgcttttaatattaactttaaatataactCGATTGTGTAATCTGGTGACATTTACGAACGCACCTTTATAATTGACATGTTTGTGATGAGGTGTGAATCGTAGAAAGAAATCTCCGTCTCGCAGAAATGATTTCACAAAAATCTATAGTTCCATGAAGTTTTGTGATGTTCTATTTGTGCTGTCTCAGAACGAACAAACGTAATACGATAACAATAGAATAGGACCTCAATAAGTaacataaatgaatataaaaccACCGCGCAGCTAAGTCGGTTCCGATAGGAACTAATGGAGTGATCAACTTATGAAATAACGATGCAAACCAACTCGAAAACTAAAGAAATGTTTATAGTCAGAGCTTTAGAAAAGATTTTGGCTGATAAGGACATCAAAAGGTCCTACCACAGCCAACTGAAGAAGTCCTGCGAAGTCGCTTTAGGTAAGACTTGTGACATTTTAGCTTATTCAATAACGTAATAAGTTGTACATTTGTTGAGTATATGTATTTATCACCTGTCACTAATTAGGTTAGAGTGTATATAGCgatagttttattgttattgataaattattagaTAGTGAATGTATTGACCTTGGTTGAAAAATTGAAACCTACTTAACGTTATCATAGGCTTCAAAGTGATTTCGTGGTGTAGATCCGTGCAGTGATCAAATGTCAGTGGTGTATGTGGAAGCAATAATGTGTGTAATTTGTACATGATCTAGTCTGGCTAGTTGAACTAGTTGTAACATGAGCTATGTTCACATCCAAATACCTTTTACTTTTGTTGGGTAAGCTTGTATGTTGTTATATCACAGTTACTTGTCCAGATAAGATCACACTTATGATTTTGAATAGATGAGACAATTAGTactaatgtattaattatattgagaCCATTTTGTTGAACTGATAATAGTTGATAATATAAATTCTGAGTATTGCTCACAAATATTATCAATTGAAGAATGTTATTCATGTTTCCTAAAGCATAAATGAACAAGGCTTCTTGTATCAAGCCTTATCAACAGACTTATTTTATAGcacattgtaaaataataaattccagAAAGGTGAACAACCTCTAAAATGcagtacatatattttttctacttctTCCTCGAATCATATGGTtctgtcttttttattttgtacaatcaattaaataaaactaataaaattttatacactTGAAATagtgtcaataaaatatataaaatggtaAATGCGCCTAAGTGGATGTCAGAGTCTAAATCTCAATTCTTTTGCGCTACAAGTAAATACCTGCCTAAACTGTCCTTGgtcttaattgtaatttatctgTAATTTTATGCATGTCTATCTGTcttggaaaatgttaaaatcatTCACATGCAAATTCCATAGTCAAATAGAAGgatgatatttgtttttgtgtgaaaaattAATGATCTTATTATCctctacttttattatttaggtataataacagttatttaatattaatgagtaTAGATTATAGGGGCACAATCATGGTCCATTTTGacactaaaataaagaataatattttcatgtaataCATTTCATGCACTAACTCCATTCAggataaaattacttattatatatgtataattgtaaatatgttttgcCTACATACAATACAAGCAGTATGAAACTGTCCAACACTCCTctcatcattaatttaattatcgaaaagtaaattacaagcattcattcataattatttacaaaagatgTTTAACCAACTGTATGCTGCATAACATATAATACATAATGTTACTTTGTATGCAGTGGAACTTCCTGTGCTCTAAGCTGTGGATTGGTCTAAAGtactttattatgtaaataacttcCATATTAGCATTGCTTTGACAGTGTGTGACTGTGTCTAATTGTAGACGGTATCAATGTATTTTAGTTTGTAACTGTTAGTAAAACTgtgagtaataataattaaaaactctttggCAAAATTTTATGGTAAAATGATGTGAACTTTAATTAACTGATTAGTTAAATGCATACCTATTccaataattgaaaacatatattattagtatttgatATGAGTCCAGTATAAGCTTTTCAAGTCACTTGAAAGCCAAGAAAGCCAAGAATTATGTACCTAGATGCACACTAACatgtatcaataaataatataatcaaaaaatattccacattaaattatattatacttattccCTATTACTTGTTTGTGTCTTACAATGAGAACACATCCCAGGTTTTTCCATGTCTATAGGCCATTTTGAGAGGACTGTTTGAAAGTCAAACTGATTAAAGATTGTTAACATGTTTACATCCATTTATAGCTAGTAAATTGGTTgattgtatttctttatttgtttatactaTACCAACACATTTGATCACTGcatataaatatatcatttagtaaagaaataaagtagCAAAGTACATTTCAAATTCTACATTGAATATCCCACTCATAAAAtctttcaatgtttatttacagaGGAAATTAAGACAGAATTAAAAAATGGGGGTCAGCCGGAGTCAACTGAATCTCCTACATCTGGAACACTGCCTCTACCCAAAAATGATGCCTCCAACATCATTACAGCTGAGAAATACTTTCTACCATTTGAATTGGCATGCCAGAGCAAAGCATCCAGGATAGTGGTGACAGCTCTTGACTGCCTCCAGAAACTTATAGCTTATGGCCATCTTACTGGAAACATTCCCGACTCGACTACACCGAGAAAACTCTTGATAGATCGCATAGTTGAAACTATATGCAGCTGTTTCACAGGACCACAAACAGATGAAGGAGTTCaacttcaaataattaaagcacTACTTACGGTAATCACAAGCCAACATGTCGAAGTACACGAGGGCACAGTGCTCCTTGCTGTCAGaacatgttataatatttatcttgcAAGCAAAAATCTTATCAATCAAACAACCGCGAGAGCAACCTTGACGCAAATGCTTAATGTTATATTCACGAAAATGGAAAACCAGGCCATCGAAGCGGAGGCCAGTGGCAGCAATAATACCGTACCAGAGGTTCCACATAAGGTACCTAATGGTAATGTGGTGTCGGAAGAGGCACCTAACAACGTGTCTGAAGAAGTGAAAGACGCGGATCAAACGCCTGTTGATCAAGTTGATGATGTTTTAGAAGCCAAAATCATTGCTAAACAAATAGTTGACTCAGTTATTGATAATGCCATAAGTATTGCAACTAAAAAAACATCCGAAGAGGAGGCTCAAAACAGCCCTGACAATAATGAAATTCCATCTGATTCTCAAGATAGTGGAAGTGTGTCACAGGAGAGTAATGGCCAAGTACCTACTGAAGCAGTGATGACCAGAATACCATCTCAGGAAAGTGTGGATGTGGCATCAGAAAATGACAATTCAGTAACTGCGAAATTCACCCATGTATTACAGAAAGACGCTTTCTTAGTATTCAGAGCTCTCTGCAAGCTATCAATGAAACCTCTACCAGAAGGTACTCCAGACCCCAAGTCACATGAGTTAAGATCTAAAATTCTGTCTCTGCATCTTCTGCTATCTATCTTGCAAAACGCTGGTCCTGTTTTTAGAAACAATGAGATGTTTATCACTGCTATTAAACAGTATCTTTGCGTGGCGCTTTCGAAGAATGGCGTAAGCTCCGTACCTGAAGTATTCGAACTCTCCTTAGCTATTTTCTTAGCTCTTCTACAAAACTTTAAAGTGCACCTTAAGAAACAAATCGAGGTCTTTTTCAAAGAAATCTTCATGAATATACTAGAAACATCAAGCTCATCTTTTGAGCATAAATGGATGGTCATCCAAGCTTTGACCAGAATCTGCGGCGATGCGCAAAGCGTCGTAGATATATACGTCAACTACGACTGTGATTTGTCTGCAGCTAATCTGTTCCAGCGATTAGTTAATGATGTTTCAAAGATTGCACAGGGCAGACAAGCTTTGGAATTGGGTGCTACACCAAACCAAGAGAAGTCTATGCGTATTCGCGGACTTGAATGTCTAGTTTCCATATTAAAGTGTATGGTAGAGTGGAGCAAAGAACTTTATATAAATCCTAATCTACAAACAACTTTGGGAGAACGAACTGCGAAAGAGGATCCTGACCATCACAGTATGAAATCTCATGGAGGATCAAGTCTGAGTTTAGTTTCCACAGGTTCGAGCAATATTGGTAACAGAGAAACATTAGACTCACCTGAACAATTTGAAGTACTAAAACAGCAAAAGGAAGTTTGGGAAACTGGCATAGATCTGTTTAACAGGAAACCAAAACGTGGAGTTTCCTTCTTACAAGAACAAGGCCTTCTGGGAACATCGACAAAAGAAATCGCTGAATGGTTACTTACAGACGAAAGACTGGATAAAACATTCGTCGGTGAATATTTAGGTGAAAATGAAGACCATTCCAAGGAAGTTATGTATTCTTATGTAGATTCAATGAACTTTTCAAATATGGACATAGTGGCGGCGTTACGTTACTTCCTCGAGGGTTTCAGGCTACCTGGCGAAGCCCAAAAGATCGACAGGTTAATGGAAAAATTTGCGTCCCGATACTGTGAATGCAATCCTAAAAACACACTTTTTACAAGTGCAGATACCGTTTACGTACTAGCATTTTCGATAATTATGCTCACAACAGATTTACATTCTCCGCAAGTAAAGAATAAGATGACAAAAGAACAATACATTAAGTTGAACAGTGGCATAAGCGATAATAATGACCTTCCGCGTGaatatttatcacaaatctaCGACGAAATAGCTGGTCACgagattaaaatgaaaaacacgtCGAAGCCAGGCAAACATATGATTGCTAATGAAAAGAAACGTAAACTGATTTGGAACATGGAAATGGATTTGATATCGACTGCTGCTAAGAATTTGATGGAGTCAGTGTCTCACGTTCAGACTCCGTTTACAACGGCTAAACACGTAGAACACGTGCGGCCAATGTTCAAGATGGCTTGGACTCCTTTCCTGGCAGCCTTCTCAGTGGGACTCCAGGACTGTGACGATCCTGAAATCGCTTCACTTTGCCTAGACGGTATTAGGTGCGCTATTCGCATCGCCTGCATTTTCCACATGTCACTCGAAAGAGACGCCTATGTACAAGCTCTTGCACGATTCACTCTGCTTACAGCTAATTCACCTATCACAGAAATGAAGGCAAAGAATATTGACACTATAAAGACATTGATTACGGTCGCGCATACGGACGGAAACTACTTAGGAACAAGTTGGTTGGATGTCGTTAAATGCATTTCTCAGTTAGAATTAGCGCAACTTATAGGAACTGGAGTACGGCCGCAGTTCTTATCGGGGTCAGGAATTAAGCCTCAGCCCGATTCCCTTAAGTTTAGCCTAATGTCATTGGATCCTAGTGTCAAAGAACATATTGGCGAAACGAGCTCTCAGAGTGTCGTAGTCGCAGTTGATAGAATATTTACGGGATCCACCAGACTTGATGGTGACGCCATAGTTGACTTTGTCAAAGCTTTATGTCAAGTATCCTTAGACGAATTAAGCCATCCCACAAATCCTCGAATGTTTTCACTACAGAAGATTGTTGAAATATCTTACTACAATATGGGTCGAATTAGGCTGCAGTGGTCTCGAATATGGCAAGTACTTGGTGATCACTTCAACAAAGTAGGATGCAGCAGTAATGAAGACATCGCATTCTTTGCTGTTGATTCTTTAAGA encodes:
- the LOC113498012 gene encoding brefeldin A-inhibited guanine nucleotide-exchange protein 1-like isoform X2, which encodes MFTSKYLLLLLEEIKTELKNGGQPESTESPTSGTLPLPKNDASNIITAEKYFLPFELACQSKASRIVVTALDCLQKLIAYGHLTGNIPDSTTPRKLLIDRIVETICSCFTGPQTDEGVQLQIIKALLTVITSQHVEVHEGTVLLAVRTCYNIYLASKNLINQTTARATLTQMLNVIFTKMENQAIEAEASGSNNTVPEVPHKVPNGNVVSEEAPNNVSEEVKDADQTPVDQVDDVLEAKIIAKQIVDSVIDNAISIATKKTSEEEAQNSPDNNEIPSDSQDSGSVSQESNGQVPTEAVMTRIPSQESVDVASENDNSVTAKFTHVLQKDAFLVFRALCKLSMKPLPEGTPDPKSHELRSKILSLHLLLSILQNAGPVFRNNEMFITAIKQYLCVALSKNGVSSVPEVFELSLAIFLALLQNFKVHLKKQIEVFFKEIFMNILETSSSSFEHKWMVIQALTRICGDAQSVVDIYVNYDCDLSAANLFQRLVNDVSKIAQGRQALELGATPNQEKSMRIRGLECLVSILKCMVEWSKELYINPNLQTTLGERTAKEDPDHHSMKSHGGSSLSLVSTGSSNIGNRETLDSPEQFEVLKQQKEVWETGIDLFNRKPKRGVSFLQEQGLLGTSTKEIAEWLLTDERLDKTFVGEYLGENEDHSKEVMYSYVDSMNFSNMDIVAALRYFLEGFRLPGEAQKIDRLMEKFASRYCECNPKNTLFTSADTVYVLAFSIIMLTTDLHSPQVKNKMTKEQYIKLNSGISDNNDLPREYLSQIYDEIAGHEIKMKNTSKPGKHMIANEKKRKLIWNMEMDLISTAAKNLMESVSHVQTPFTTAKHVEHVRPMFKMAWTPFLAAFSVGLQDCDDPEIASLCLDGIRCAIRIACIFHMSLERDAYVQALARFTLLTANSPITEMKAKNIDTIKTLITVAHTDGNYLGTSWLDVVKCISQLELAQLIGTGVRPQFLSGSGIKPQPDSLKFSLMSLDPSVKEHIGETSSQSVVVAVDRIFTGSTRLDGDAIVDFVKALCQVSLDELSHPTNPRMFSLQKIVEISYYNMGRIRLQWSRIWQVLGDHFNKVGCSSNEDIAFFAVDSLRQLSMKFIEKGEFANFKFQKDFLRPFEHIMKKNSSPTIRDMVVRCIAQMVNSQAPNIKSGWKNIFSVFHLAASDQDEAIVDLAFQTTGKIINELYERQFPAMIDSFQDAVKCLSEFACNAKFPDTSMEAIRLVRSCATAVGASPQLFAEHAGLEGEPGAPEVDRVWLRGWFPLLFSLSCVVSRCKLDVRTRGLTVLFEIIKTHGESFRPHWWRDLFNILFRIFDNMKLPEHQLEKNEWMTTTCNHALYAIVDVFTQYFDILGSLLLEQLYAQLHWCVQQDNEQLARSGTNCLENLVISNGTKFNEDTWSKTCQIMLDIFNSTLPTTLLTWKPDENEENETPQVRHGILKKPQGGDEIKSSNRVFNSLLIKCVVQLELIQTIDNIVFYPATSRKEDAETLALAAAELTGGTPGTEQECQREEQGMYRLLSSPHLLRLVECLMCSHRFAKTFNTNNAQRNVLWKANFKGSVKPNMLKQETQSLACVLRILFKMYSDETRRDHWPAVQKSLISICCEALEYFAGVTSEAHRDAWTSILLLILTRILKMPDERFAAHVSSYYPLLCEITCFDLKPELRSVLRRVFIRIGPVFNIVSNAQ
- the LOC113498012 gene encoding brefeldin A-inhibited guanine nucleotide-exchange protein 1-like isoform X1, producing the protein MQTNSKTKEMFIVRALEKILADKDIKRSYHSQLKKSCEVALEEIKTELKNGGQPESTESPTSGTLPLPKNDASNIITAEKYFLPFELACQSKASRIVVTALDCLQKLIAYGHLTGNIPDSTTPRKLLIDRIVETICSCFTGPQTDEGVQLQIIKALLTVITSQHVEVHEGTVLLAVRTCYNIYLASKNLINQTTARATLTQMLNVIFTKMENQAIEAEASGSNNTVPEVPHKVPNGNVVSEEAPNNVSEEVKDADQTPVDQVDDVLEAKIIAKQIVDSVIDNAISIATKKTSEEEAQNSPDNNEIPSDSQDSGSVSQESNGQVPTEAVMTRIPSQESVDVASENDNSVTAKFTHVLQKDAFLVFRALCKLSMKPLPEGTPDPKSHELRSKILSLHLLLSILQNAGPVFRNNEMFITAIKQYLCVALSKNGVSSVPEVFELSLAIFLALLQNFKVHLKKQIEVFFKEIFMNILETSSSSFEHKWMVIQALTRICGDAQSVVDIYVNYDCDLSAANLFQRLVNDVSKIAQGRQALELGATPNQEKSMRIRGLECLVSILKCMVEWSKELYINPNLQTTLGERTAKEDPDHHSMKSHGGSSLSLVSTGSSNIGNRETLDSPEQFEVLKQQKEVWETGIDLFNRKPKRGVSFLQEQGLLGTSTKEIAEWLLTDERLDKTFVGEYLGENEDHSKEVMYSYVDSMNFSNMDIVAALRYFLEGFRLPGEAQKIDRLMEKFASRYCECNPKNTLFTSADTVYVLAFSIIMLTTDLHSPQVKNKMTKEQYIKLNSGISDNNDLPREYLSQIYDEIAGHEIKMKNTSKPGKHMIANEKKRKLIWNMEMDLISTAAKNLMESVSHVQTPFTTAKHVEHVRPMFKMAWTPFLAAFSVGLQDCDDPEIASLCLDGIRCAIRIACIFHMSLERDAYVQALARFTLLTANSPITEMKAKNIDTIKTLITVAHTDGNYLGTSWLDVVKCISQLELAQLIGTGVRPQFLSGSGIKPQPDSLKFSLMSLDPSVKEHIGETSSQSVVVAVDRIFTGSTRLDGDAIVDFVKALCQVSLDELSHPTNPRMFSLQKIVEISYYNMGRIRLQWSRIWQVLGDHFNKVGCSSNEDIAFFAVDSLRQLSMKFIEKGEFANFKFQKDFLRPFEHIMKKNSSPTIRDMVVRCIAQMVNSQAPNIKSGWKNIFSVFHLAASDQDEAIVDLAFQTTGKIINELYERQFPAMIDSFQDAVKCLSEFACNAKFPDTSMEAIRLVRSCATAVGASPQLFAEHAGLEGEPGAPEVDRVWLRGWFPLLFSLSCVVSRCKLDVRTRGLTVLFEIIKTHGESFRPHWWRDLFNILFRIFDNMKLPEHQLEKNEWMTTTCNHALYAIVDVFTQYFDILGSLLLEQLYAQLHWCVQQDNEQLARSGTNCLENLVISNGTKFNEDTWSKTCQIMLDIFNSTLPTTLLTWKPDENEENETPQVRHGILKKPQGGDEIKSSNRVFNSLLIKCVVQLELIQTIDNIVFYPATSRKEDAETLALAAAELTGGTPGTEQECQREEQGMYRLLSSPHLLRLVECLMCSHRFAKTFNTNNAQRNVLWKANFKGSVKPNMLKQETQSLACVLRILFKMYSDETRRDHWPAVQKSLISICCEALEYFAGVTSEAHRDAWTSILLLILTRILKMPDERFAAHVSSYYPLLCEITCFDLKPELRSVLRRVFIRIGPVFNIVSNAQ